The following proteins are encoded in a genomic region of Silene latifolia isolate original U9 population unplaced genomic scaffold, ASM4854445v1 scaffold_79, whole genome shotgun sequence:
- the LOC141640446 gene encoding F-box protein At4g22280-like translates to MGPPMRHSKHVESPKRENCLDKISNLPDELLGHILSFLPTRFAVSTSILSTRWRYLFTLTTCLSFEDCGIEEEYNRTDFTEVAPRFKEFVDKFLELHQVSPIKKFSLLCRSTYKNSDLNQWVSHALKKGVQELHYELANRIDCMPDGFFTCETLVNLKMIDRGCNKIEIPLSTSLPKLKILHLGSIKFNDLNFMERLLSRCECLQKLTLEYCRCYTDGGHATHRTGILKVLTIRNCSFERGTFEIDAPNLTYLKYSSNIGVKMVPSWKNLRSGYDDFDTNEGSPKYDHELLNAAACKATKFHFKKHAIKLFFQLDEDKHMSDFASLSSVQVNKCPYNAWEYVTSLMDKSPQLETVVFESCFLGCSYCAYYDDLDDCQCNSQSPNIPLVPFSCHVQVIEVHNFCGLDPDSWSFMEHLLTNASRLKRFFVHMDGGDGHDLERDLELGKYLLMLPRASKDCHVEFNFVPGTPA, encoded by the exons ATGGGACCGCCAATGAGACATAGTAAACATGTAGAAAGCCCGAAAAGGGAGAATTGTTTGGATAAGATCAGCAATTTACCTGATGAACTGCTTGGTCACATTCTCTCGTTTTTGCCAACAAGGTTTGCTGTTAGCACAAGTATTCTATCAACGAGATGGCGGTACCTTTTTACTTTGACGACTTGTCTTTCTTTTGAAGATTGTGGTATAGAAGAAGAATATAACAGAACAGATTTTACCGAAGTAGCTCCAAGGTTTAAAGAGTTCGTTGATAAATTTCTAGAATTGCACCAGGTCTCACCTATCAAGAAATTTAGTTTACTTTGTCGAAGCACCTATAAAAATTCAGATTTGAATCAATGGGTTAGTCATGCGTTAAAAAAGGGTGTTCAAGAACTTCATTACGAGCTTGCTAATCGGATCGATTGTATGCCTGATGGCTTCTTCACGTGTGAAACACTAGTGAATTTGAAAATGATAGATCGGGGGTGCAATAAAATTGAAATTCCTCTATCAACCTCGCTGCCGAAACTGAAGATTCTTCATCTGGGTAGCATCAAGTTTAATGATTTAAATTTTATGGAAAGATTGTTATCTAGGTGTGAATGTCTTCAGAAGCTTACTCTCGAATATTGCCGGTGTTACACTGACGGTGGTCATGCTACTCATCGCACTGGAATACTCAAAGTGCTAACAATAAGAAATTGCTCTTTTGAGCGGGGTACATTTGAGATTGACGCCCCTAATTTGACATATTTGAAGTACAGTTCAAATATTGGCGTGAAAATGGTTCCATCGTGGAAAAACTTGCGCAGTGGTTATGATGATTTTGATACTAATGAAGGTTCACCCAAATATGACCATGAGCTTCTAAATGCGGCTGCATGTAAAGCCACTAAATTCCATTTTAAAAAGCATGCAATAAAG CTTTTTTTTCAACTTGATGAAGACAAGCATATGTCTGATTTTGCTAGCTTGTCAAGTGTGCAAGTTAATAAGTGTCCCTATAATGCGTGGGAATATGTGACAAGCTTGATGGACAAATCTCCTCAACTTGAAACTGTCGTCTTTGAATCG TGCTTTCTTGGCTGCAGTTATTGTGCATATTACGACGATCTGGATGACTGCCAGTGTAACTCTCAGTCACCAAATATACCTCTGGTCCCTTTTTCATGTCATGTCCAAGTAATTGAAGTGCACAATTTTTGTGGGCTTGATCCGGATTCATGGTCATTTATGGAACATCTTCTTACAAATGCGAGTCGCTTAAAGAGGTTCTTCGTCCATATGGATGGCGGTGATGGTCATGATTTGGAGAGGGATCTGGAGCTCGGTAAGTACTTGTTGATGCTTCCAAGGGCTTCAAAAGACTGCCATGTAGAATTTAATTTCGTACCGGGAACACCAGCTTAA